The following are encoded in a window of Fretibacter rubidus genomic DNA:
- a CDS encoding adenylyltransferase/cytidyltransferase family protein — protein sequence MTKKIGYTSGVFDMFHVGHLNILKNAKAGCGELIVGVSSDELVESYKGKTPIIPHEDRMAIVGAIEFVDKVVPVHDRDKFGAWEKHQFDLMFVGDDWRGKPVFLDAEARLRSVGVDVVYFPYTKKVSSTRLTEILELINENEYNS from the coding sequence GTGACAAAGAAAATTGGATATACATCAGGTGTATTTGACATGTTTCATGTAGGGCATTTAAATATTTTAAAGAATGCTAAAGCGGGTTGCGGTGAGTTAATTGTAGGGGTTAGCTCAGACGAACTTGTAGAGAGCTATAAAGGCAAGACGCCAATAATTCCGCATGAGGATAGAATGGCAATTGTTGGGGCCATTGAATTTGTCGATAAAGTTGTTCCTGTGCACGACCGAGATAAGTTTGGTGCATGGGAAAAGCATCAATTTGATTTAATGTTTGTTGGGGATGATTGGCGAGGAAAGCCCGTTTTTCTTGATGCGGAAGCACGCCTCCGTTCGGTCGGTGTTGATGTTGTTTATTTCCCATATACCAAGAAAGTATCGTCCACTCGTCTTACGGAAATTTTGGAATTAATTAATGAAAACGAGTATAATTCATAA
- a CDS encoding DegT/DnrJ/EryC1/StrS family aminotransferase encodes MAARFPLATSTWDDKEYAALQAVIKSDMFSMGPKVKQFEEDFANFFGSEYAIMCNSGSSANLLMIAALFYTKDPAKRLKAGDEVIVPAVSWSTTYHPLQQYGLKLKFVDIDLHTLNFDLDALRSAVTENTRMIFAVNLLGNPNDFDVINDIIAGRDIVLIEDNCESLGATFNSKQAGTFGLMGSFSSFFSHHIATMEGGIVTTDDEEMYQLMLSIRAHGWTRNLPTENLLTGTKDSDPFNESFKFILPGYNLRPLEMSGALGIEQVKKIPSIIGGRRDNAVIFQNAMKDSDKFYIQQEIGESSWFGFSLVIKPEYNKTRKEVIDMLRAEGFECRPVVAGNFVKNECIKYFDYSVHGTLDNADYIDQHGLFIGNHHYPINEAVDVLSNI; translated from the coding sequence ATGGCCGCACGTTTTCCCCTCGCGACATCCACATGGGATGACAAAGAATACGCCGCTCTACAGGCTGTCATTAAAAGTGACATGTTCTCCATGGGCCCCAAGGTTAAGCAGTTTGAAGAAGACTTCGCCAACTTCTTTGGCAGTGAATATGCCATCATGTGTAACTCTGGTTCCTCCGCCAATTTATTAATGATTGCAGCGTTATTTTATACCAAAGACCCTGCAAAGCGCTTGAAGGCGGGCGACGAAGTTATCGTCCCTGCTGTGTCATGGTCGACAACTTATCACCCTCTTCAACAATATGGCCTGAAGCTTAAATTTGTTGATATTGACCTTCATACGCTAAACTTTGATTTAGACGCTCTGCGCAGCGCGGTCACAGAGAATACACGCATGATTTTTGCCGTGAACCTCCTCGGTAACCCGAACGATTTTGATGTCATCAATGATATTATCGCTGGTCGTGATATTGTTCTGATTGAAGATAATTGCGAGAGCCTCGGCGCGACGTTTAATAGCAAGCAAGCTGGCACATTTGGCCTAATGGGCAGCTTCTCTTCATTTTTCTCTCATCACATTGCAACCATGGAAGGCGGCATTGTCACCACAGATGATGAGGAAATGTATCAATTAATGCTCTCTATTCGGGCGCATGGCTGGACGCGTAACTTGCCTACAGAAAACTTGTTGACGGGGACGAAAGACTCTGATCCCTTCAATGAGAGTTTTAAATTCATTCTGCCAGGATACAATTTGCGCCCCCTTGAAATGTCAGGCGCGCTGGGTATTGAGCAAGTGAAAAAAATACCAAGCATCATTGGTGGACGCCGGGACAATGCGGTAATTTTTCAAAACGCGATGAAAGATAGCGATAAATTCTATATCCAACAAGAGATTGGCGAGAGCAGCTGGTTTGGATTTAGCCTCGTTATTAAGCCTGAGTATAACAAAACGCGCAAAGAAGTGATTGATATGTTGCGCGCTGAAGGGTTTGAGTGCCGTCCGGTGGTTGCCGGTAATTTTGTGAAGAATGAATGCATCAAATATTTTGATTATTCAGTTCACGGCACTCTGGATAATGCTGATTATATTGATCAGCACGGCCTCTTTATTGGTAATCATCATTACCCCATTAACGAAGCCGTTGATGTTCTCTCTAATATATAA
- a CDS encoding GDP-L-fucose synthase family protein produces MAQPTLFLTGGNGMVGRNIRGSQHAGGWNIVSPSRADLDLTDGKAVAGFIKDLAPDLVVHSAGKVGGIAANMASPVQFLDDNLLIGRNVIMGAMRADVPKLINLASTCVYPREAENPLSEDQILEGRLEPTNEGYALAKIAALRLCEYIGRERPELQYKTLIPCNLFGKYDKFDPHNSHLIPAIIHKVHMAKRKSEPTVEIWGSGEARREFMYAEDLADFILEAAPKIDSLPALMNTGVGVDHSINDYYDTVAKVIGWTGEFTHDLSRPVGMNQKLCSTARQTQWGWQPPTSLEQGIEKTYAFYLTTPYADL; encoded by the coding sequence GTGGCGCAGCCAACATTATTTCTGACGGGCGGCAATGGCATGGTTGGCCGCAACATACGCGGTAGCCAGCATGCTGGGGGGTGGAACATTGTGTCCCCGTCGCGTGCCGACCTTGACCTTACGGACGGGAAAGCGGTTGCTGGGTTTATTAAAGACCTTGCGCCCGACTTAGTTGTTCATAGCGCGGGCAAAGTTGGCGGCATTGCGGCTAATATGGCCTCGCCCGTTCAATTTCTGGACGATAATCTTCTCATTGGGCGTAATGTTATCATGGGCGCGATGCGTGCCGATGTGCCCAAATTAATTAACCTGGCCTCGACCTGTGTGTATCCCCGCGAAGCGGAAAACCCGCTTTCTGAAGATCAAATTCTCGAAGGGCGGCTAGAACCAACGAATGAAGGCTATGCGCTGGCGAAAATTGCGGCGCTGAGGCTGTGCGAATACATTGGCCGAGAACGTCCAGAGCTGCAGTATAAAACGCTTATCCCGTGCAACCTCTTCGGAAAATATGACAAGTTCGATCCGCATAATTCACATTTAATTCCAGCCATAATCCACAAAGTGCATATGGCAAAGCGCAAGTCAGAGCCCACGGTTGAAATATGGGGCTCAGGCGAAGCGCGTCGTGAATTTATGTATGCGGAAGACCTCGCTGATTTTATTTTAGAGGCCGCACCCAAAATTGATTCGCTACCGGCCTTGATGAATACGGGCGTTGGTGTTGATCACAGCATTAACGATTACTACGATACTGTGGCCAAGGTCATTGGATGGACGGGTGAATTTACCCATGATTTATCTCGCCCCGTTGGCATGAACCAAAAATTATGCTCGACGGCACGTCAAACGCAGTGGGGTTGGCAGCCTCCAACATCGCTTGAGCAAGGCATAGAAAAGACTTATGCTTTTTATCTGACCACCCCTTACGCTGACCTATAG
- the gmd gene encoding GDP-mannose 4,6-dehydratase produces the protein MSKRKSALITGITGQDGSYLAEFLLAKGYEVHGIKRRASSFNTQRIDHIFQDPHENNKNLFLHYGDLTDSSNLTRLVRDIEPDEVYNLGAQSHVAVSFESPEYTADVDAIGTLRLLEAIRFLKLEKKTKFYQASTSELYGLVQEIPQRETTPFYPRSPYAVAKLYAYWIAVNYREAYGIYACNGILFNHESPRRGETFVTRKITRGLANIFVGLDKCLYMGNIDALRDWGHAKDFVRMQWMMLQQDKPQDFVIATGKQYSVRQFISWSAAELGLTMRFEGSGTEEVGIVDAIADDAETDLKVGDVIVRIDPKYFRPTEVETLLGDPSKAKAELGWVPEITCEEMCAEMVREDLKSARRNLLVEKHGYGLPQSHEL, from the coding sequence ATGTCCAAAAGAAAATCAGCCCTTATTACAGGTATCACAGGTCAGGATGGGTCCTATTTGGCCGAATTCTTACTTGCAAAAGGCTATGAGGTTCACGGTATCAAACGCCGTGCGTCGTCCTTCAACACGCAGCGTATTGACCACATTTTCCAAGATCCGCATGAGAATAACAAAAATTTATTCCTGCATTATGGTGACCTGACGGATAGTTCAAATCTAACCCGCCTTGTACGTGATATCGAACCTGACGAGGTTTATAACCTTGGTGCGCAAAGCCATGTTGCTGTTAGTTTCGAGAGTCCTGAATATACGGCCGACGTGGATGCCATAGGCACGCTTCGCCTTCTAGAAGCCATTCGGTTTTTGAAGCTAGAAAAGAAAACTAAATTTTATCAGGCTTCGACCTCAGAGCTATACGGCTTGGTACAAGAGATTCCACAACGCGAAACGACGCCGTTTTATCCGCGCAGCCCCTATGCGGTGGCAAAGCTTTACGCTTATTGGATCGCTGTGAATTACCGCGAAGCTTACGGTATTTATGCGTGTAACGGCATATTGTTTAACCACGAAAGCCCGCGCCGCGGCGAAACATTTGTAACGCGCAAAATTACGCGTGGCCTTGCCAATATCTTTGTGGGTCTCGATAAATGTCTTTATATGGGCAATATCGACGCGCTTCGGGATTGGGGCCATGCCAAAGATTTTGTGCGCATGCAGTGGATGATGCTGCAACAAGATAAACCGCAAGACTTTGTTATTGCGACGGGGAAACAATACTCTGTACGCCAATTCATTAGCTGGTCTGCGGCTGAGCTTGGCCTTACCATGCGCTTTGAAGGCAGCGGAACAGAAGAAGTTGGCATTGTTGACGCAATCGCTGATGATGCAGAAACAGATTTAAAAGTCGGCGATGTCATTGTGCGTATTGATCCAAAATACTTCCGTCCAACAGAGGTTGAAACTCTATTGGGTGACCCGTCCAAAGCCAAAGCAGAGCTTGGCTGGGTACCAGAAATCACCTGCGAAGAGATGTGCGCCGAGATGGTTCGTGAAGATCTTAAATCCGCGCGCCGGAATCTATTAGTCGAAAAACACGGCTACGGCTTACCGCAATCTCACGAATTATAA
- a CDS encoding DUF2793 domain-containing protein, giving the protein MDNTVKLSLPYIAPGQAQKHVTVNESLRRLDVLVQAHVIDWDVVTPPSSPQNGDHYVVGNAPTGSWADHANAIAAYADEGWFFYPPQKGWCVWLCSQNHHIAFDGTSWITDTGSDLSEPPQQLGINTTADSDNRLSVKSSAVLFSYDDDGTGSVYVKANKSGASQTASHLFQSGWAGHAEMGLIGDNDFRIKTCSDGTVWKDAIHIDGTTGTVSTPHTPDAPLDIALIGAAANGPAFAMRGTALSGSSDQNDGVGFYLNHNTPNNRQFGLMTTDTQTGVRIIALSSSPILEGVKNGSRADLVIGSGTHGAHVGFTLSNTQFSVSNWGGAATKTVFEVNGSTSQSGDLLSIGTVPASRGDAFRVGADKTAIFGGAARLAVYTKALLPAAGAGRIIFVSDAAGGPVPAFSDGTDWRRISDNSIID; this is encoded by the coding sequence ATGGATAATACAGTCAAACTCTCCCTTCCCTATATCGCACCGGGCCAAGCCCAAAAACATGTCACCGTCAATGAAAGCCTGCGGCGGCTTGACGTTCTTGTACAAGCCCATGTGATTGATTGGGACGTGGTCACCCCGCCAAGCAGCCCGCAAAATGGCGACCATTATGTTGTTGGCAATGCGCCAACCGGGTCATGGGCAGACCATGCCAACGCAATTGCGGCTTATGCTGATGAGGGATGGTTTTTCTATCCGCCGCAGAAAGGCTGGTGCGTGTGGCTGTGCTCGCAAAACCATCATATTGCTTTTGATGGTACATCATGGATTACTGATACGGGATCCGATCTTTCTGAACCGCCGCAGCAGCTAGGCATAAATACCACAGCCGATAGCGATAATCGCTTATCCGTGAAATCAAGCGCGGTTCTTTTTAGTTATGATGATGACGGCACGGGTAGTGTTTATGTAAAGGCAAATAAATCTGGAGCGTCACAAACGGCATCCCACTTATTTCAATCTGGTTGGGCCGGGCATGCGGAAATGGGCCTGATTGGCGATAATGATTTCCGGATTAAAACCTGTTCTGATGGCACGGTTTGGAAGGATGCCATTCACATTGACGGAACCACAGGGACTGTATCCACGCCGCACACGCCAGATGCGCCGCTTGATATTGCCCTTATCGGCGCGGCGGCCAATGGCCCTGCCTTTGCCATGCGCGGGACCGCACTATCAGGGTCCTCGGACCAAAATGACGGTGTCGGGTTTTACTTAAATCACAACACACCGAATAACCGCCAATTTGGATTGATGACAACGGACACCCAAACGGGTGTTCGCATCATTGCCCTGTCTAGTTCGCCAATATTAGAGGGTGTTAAAAATGGAAGCCGCGCGGACCTTGTCATTGGGTCTGGAACGCACGGCGCGCATGTCGGTTTTACGCTGTCAAACACACAGTTTTCAGTCAGTAATTGGGGCGGGGCAGCGACCAAAACCGTTTTTGAAGTGAACGGTTCAACTAGCCAAAGTGGTGATCTTCTGTCCATCGGCACGGTACCCGCAAGCCGGGGCGATGCCTTTCGCGTGGGTGCGGATAAAACGGCCATATTTGGCGGCGCCGCGCGGCTTGCCGTCTATACCAAGGCCCTTCTCCCTGCGGCTGGCGCGGGGCGGATTATTTTCGTTTCTGACGCAGCAGGCGGCCCTGTCCCCGCATTTTCTGATGGGACGGATTGGCGGCGTATCTCCGACAATAGCATTATTGACTAA
- a CDS encoding NAD-dependent epimerase, whose translation MTILVTGAAGFIGSFTTKALLSRGDTVVGLDNLNDYYDVSLKHARLESLRAHAEKSKGTFHFHEINIAESDPVNAIFAHYKPTRVINLAAQAGVRYSLINPNAYVQSNIVGFTNILEACRHNGVEHLVYASTSSVYGANTNMPFSENHNVDHPLQFYAATKRANELMAHSYSHLFGLPTTGLRFFTVYGPWGRPDMALFLFTKNILAGKPINVFNNGNHSRDFTYIDDIVEGIVRVIDRPASPDPDWSSDQPNTATSSAPYRIFNIGNNAPIILNDYIEAIEAALGIQAVRNLLPLQPGDVPDTYADSKALMAYTGYQPKTSVSDGVARFVEWYKNYYADELR comes from the coding sequence ATGACTATTCTTGTGACAGGCGCTGCGGGTTTTATTGGCTCATTTACAACAAAGGCTCTCCTATCACGCGGAGACACTGTTGTTGGGCTCGACAATCTCAATGATTATTATGATGTTTCACTCAAGCATGCGCGGCTAGAGTCCCTGAGGGCGCATGCGGAAAAGTCAAAAGGCACGTTTCATTTTCATGAGATCAATATCGCTGAGAGCGACCCAGTAAACGCTATTTTCGCACACTATAAACCGACACGCGTCATAAATTTAGCGGCCCAAGCAGGCGTTCGTTACAGTCTTATTAATCCAAATGCTTATGTCCAAAGCAATATAGTGGGTTTTACGAATATTCTTGAAGCCTGCCGCCATAACGGCGTTGAGCATTTAGTCTATGCCTCGACCTCAAGTGTTTATGGGGCCAACACTAATATGCCATTTTCAGAAAACCATAATGTCGATCACCCGCTGCAATTTTATGCCGCGACAAAAAGAGCCAATGAGTTGATGGCACATAGCTATAGTCATCTCTTTGGTCTCCCCACGACGGGGTTACGGTTTTTTACTGTCTACGGGCCATGGGGGCGACCAGACATGGCCCTGTTTTTGTTCACAAAAAACATACTCGCGGGGAAGCCCATCAACGTCTTTAATAACGGCAATCACAGCCGCGACTTTACCTATATCGATGATATCGTCGAAGGTATCGTTCGCGTGATTGACCGGCCTGCGAGCCCTGATCCAGACTGGTCATCAGATCAGCCCAATACAGCGACCTCATCTGCGCCCTACCGTATATTTAACATCGGTAATAATGCGCCCATAATTTTAAATGATTACATTGAGGCGATCGAAGCCGCATTGGGTATACAGGCGGTTAGAAATCTTCTGCCATTACAGCCTGGCGATGTGCCTGATACCTATGCGGATTCGAAGGCTTTGATGGCTTATACAGGATATCAGCCCAAAACGTCGGTAAGCGACGGGGTGGCGCGTTTCGTTGAATGGTATAAAAATTACTACGCCGATGAACTGCGTTGA
- a CDS encoding O-antigen ligase family protein produces MTSWRLTAYLMLCVILGGTAQSIMSYKAPLYLLSVIFLGWILIDRDRHSLRELICPPLLFLALLPFLFILYLIPLPAWLWSELASKSYVIEGYRLTGQDLPALPLSIAPEKTMYGLFAFLPILTTALIARLSRTPKELKRALLSVPIIAVAVAFLGVLQTFLGDGYLVLYEAYTLNRPVGIFSNTNHLGTFLAVALSFAAVSIFQHPRKQTDRDRAKQKALSIVLIILMICVGLLTGSSAAYLLIILSASLSLLWFSRGTYGKGAIFICWGLGAFIFAIDFFVLSREFTTLLSKFSVETSISRVRIFETTWEAIKEGGLFGYGPGSFSEVYKIYEREDEIITRFANETHNEYLQLCFEFGIFGFLWLCGLIVWLCSQAWRLLRTSRRKSLTQKACLIGLTIIGIHSFVDYPLRTISMATIATLLAVVLVNHGRQRSSSA; encoded by the coding sequence GTGACATCTTGGCGTCTGACAGCTTACCTTATGCTTTGCGTGATTTTGGGCGGAACGGCCCAATCTATCATGAGTTACAAAGCCCCGCTTTATCTTTTGTCTGTGATTTTTTTAGGATGGATCCTTATCGATCGGGACCGACACAGCTTGCGTGAATTAATATGTCCGCCCCTGTTGTTTTTGGCGCTATTACCGTTTCTTTTTATTTTATACCTCATACCCTTGCCCGCCTGGCTTTGGTCCGAATTGGCATCTAAATCTTATGTCATTGAGGGCTACCGCCTGACAGGGCAAGACCTGCCCGCGCTGCCGTTAAGCATCGCGCCAGAGAAAACGATGTATGGATTATTTGCCTTTCTGCCGATCCTTACAACTGCATTAATCGCGCGCCTTAGTCGGACCCCCAAGGAATTAAAACGGGCGTTACTTAGCGTGCCAATCATTGCCGTCGCAGTCGCGTTTTTGGGTGTGTTGCAAACCTTTTTGGGCGACGGTTATCTTGTGCTCTATGAGGCTTACACCCTTAACCGTCCTGTCGGTATTTTTTCAAATACAAACCATCTTGGTACATTTTTGGCCGTGGCGCTCTCATTCGCGGCAGTCAGTATTTTTCAACACCCCCGCAAACAAACAGATAGAGACAGGGCCAAGCAGAAGGCATTATCAATTGTTTTAATTATTCTAATGATTTGCGTGGGACTTTTGACGGGCTCAAGTGCCGCTTATTTGCTTATCATTCTAAGTGCGTCGCTTAGCCTGTTATGGTTTAGCCGTGGAACATATGGCAAGGGCGCCATTTTTATCTGTTGGGGTCTTGGAGCGTTCATCTTCGCCATAGATTTTTTCGTGCTGAGTCGTGAGTTTACGACTTTGCTGAGTAAATTTTCCGTCGAAACATCCATTTCTAGGGTCAGAATATTTGAAACGACATGGGAGGCCATCAAGGAAGGCGGGCTTTTTGGCTATGGTCCGGGGAGTTTCAGTGAGGTGTATAAGATCTATGAACGTGAGGATGAAATCATCACAAGATTTGCCAATGAGACCCACAATGAATATTTACAGCTTTGTTTTGAATTTGGGATATTTGGGTTCCTTTGGCTTTGTGGCCTAATTGTTTGGCTATGTTCGCAAGCTTGGCGGTTACTGCGCACCAGCCGCCGTAAAAGCTTAACGCAAAAAGCCTGTTTGATTGGGTTGACGATTATTGGCATCCACTCTTTTGTGGATTATCCGCTGCGCACAATATCAATGGCGACTATCGCAACATTACTCGCCGTTGTGCTGGTAAATCATGGGCGTCAACGCAGTTCATCGGCGTAG
- a CDS encoding GumC family protein, whose translation MTENYASQGGAARLTDRLDTANRGSNDSNTGLISFWQVISVLRRWWWLIALIMTIITAVTAVILFRITPVYQATSLLEVRQEERNVIDVSAVESVVVDREFLTTQVELLQSQSLIQDTIESLNLLSDPYLANVESEEWSSLSREQRMRSVVDRFDQNLNVSTVGRSLLIEVSFDHANPRKAAEITNALTENFISNGLARKFNSTAFARDFLEERLKTVRASLEAAERQLVAYATENGIIIVSGEDPEESSGSLDITALKTLSAELTTASIERVSAQTAYEQSASNNFGADVLDSDALSRLKSERVALNSEYLEKQALYKPGFPEMVELKGRIDLFDKEIAMKTAEIVDAQRVDLKLAYEQALSKEQNLAARVRALKASVVNVREKSIDYNILQRQVETERTQYDALLARLKEVSVSDDLGSNLVEVVDRAQSPKNPFKPDRLRGLLLALLLSGGLGFAIAYAIEMIDDHVKSPDDVKHKLGQVIMGVIPMGKNPEDFATELANPQTTTAEAYASLRTNLQFSGGDGGPRIIQVTSTRSGEGKSVTSLATALRFAGAGHKTLLIDADMRLPTFLDGAGQRSVGLSGVLTSSTEFKDAVKSTKYDLLSLLPSGTIVPNPSEILSSSRFDALLDWASENYDYVIVDGPPVLGLADAPVLGAKVDATLLVVETGRLRTPNIKASLDRLVSSGTKVLGVVLTKYKAQNKGYMDYYQYSYGNDASQYKTSQKKQTPERKAKRKFSLT comes from the coding sequence ATGACTGAAAACTATGCCTCACAAGGGGGGGCTGCGCGCCTAACTGATCGGCTTGATACAGCCAACCGGGGCTCAAATGACAGCAACACTGGGCTTATTAGTTTTTGGCAAGTTATCAGTGTTTTGCGCCGTTGGTGGTGGCTAATCGCGCTAATTATGACAATAATCACAGCCGTGACGGCTGTCATACTATTTCGCATAACGCCTGTTTACCAGGCCACAAGTCTTTTGGAGGTCCGTCAAGAAGAACGCAATGTTATTGATGTGTCAGCTGTTGAAAGTGTCGTAGTTGACCGGGAGTTCCTCACGACTCAAGTTGAGCTTCTTCAAAGCCAAAGCCTAATTCAGGATACAATTGAATCATTAAATCTACTCTCTGATCCTTATCTCGCGAATGTTGAGAGTGAGGAATGGAGCAGCCTATCACGCGAACAACGCATGCGCTCAGTTGTAGATCGTTTTGACCAGAATTTAAACGTCAGCACTGTTGGTCGAAGCTTGTTGATTGAGGTCAGCTTTGACCACGCGAACCCGCGCAAAGCCGCCGAGATTACCAATGCGCTGACCGAGAACTTTATCTCTAATGGCTTGGCACGAAAATTCAATTCGACCGCCTTTGCGCGCGATTTTTTGGAAGAACGTTTAAAAACAGTACGAGCCTCGCTGGAGGCCGCTGAGCGGCAGCTCGTGGCTTATGCGACAGAAAACGGTATCATTATCGTTAGCGGCGAAGACCCAGAAGAGAGTTCGGGGTCCCTTGATATCACGGCGCTTAAAACATTAAGTGCCGAGTTGACCACGGCCAGTATTGAACGCGTCAGCGCCCAAACCGCTTATGAACAATCCGCGTCGAACAATTTTGGCGCAGATGTCCTAGACAGTGATGCACTCTCTCGGTTGAAATCAGAACGTGTGGCCCTCAACTCTGAATATCTTGAAAAACAAGCATTATACAAACCTGGCTTCCCAGAGATGGTCGAGCTTAAAGGTCGCATTGATTTGTTTGATAAAGAGATTGCCATGAAAACCGCTGAAATCGTTGATGCACAGCGCGTTGATCTCAAGCTTGCATATGAGCAAGCCTTGTCCAAAGAACAAAATTTAGCCGCCCGTGTGCGGGCCTTGAAGGCTTCCGTCGTAAACGTGCGTGAAAAAAGTATTGATTACAATATCCTCCAGCGCCAAGTGGAGACAGAACGGACTCAATATGATGCTCTGCTCGCACGGCTCAAAGAAGTCAGCGTTTCGGATGATCTAGGCTCTAATTTGGTTGAGGTCGTTGACCGCGCCCAATCACCCAAAAACCCGTTTAAGCCCGACCGTTTGCGCGGACTTTTATTAGCCCTTCTCTTAAGTGGAGGCCTTGGCTTTGCCATCGCTTACGCCATTGAAATGATTGATGATCACGTCAAAAGTCCTGATGACGTTAAACATAAACTAGGCCAAGTCATAATGGGCGTGATACCCATGGGTAAGAATCCCGAAGATTTTGCAACAGAGCTTGCGAATCCGCAAACGACCACGGCTGAGGCCTATGCATCTCTGCGCACGAACTTACAGTTTTCAGGAGGGGACGGGGGCCCCCGTATTATCCAAGTGACGAGCACCCGAAGTGGTGAAGGAAAATCTGTAACCTCGCTTGCAACCGCCTTACGCTTTGCCGGCGCGGGTCACAAAACGCTGCTGATTGATGCGGATATGCGTTTGCCCACCTTCCTCGATGGTGCTGGCCAGCGGAGTGTAGGTTTGTCTGGTGTGCTTACCTCTAGCACCGAGTTTAAAGACGCGGTTAAATCTACCAAATATGATCTTCTCTCGCTGTTACCCAGTGGCACAATTGTGCCCAATCCGTCAGAGATACTCTCCTCATCGCGTTTTGATGCTCTGCTCGACTGGGCTTCTGAAAATTATGATTACGTCATCGTCGACGGTCCACCCGTGTTAGGGCTCGCCGACGCACCTGTGCTAGGCGCAAAGGTAGATGCTACCTTGCTGGTGGTGGAGACGGGCCGTTTGCGCACGCCAAACATCAAAGCGTCACTCGACCGCTTAGTGAGCAGTGGCACCAAAGTCTTAGGCGTTGTCCTGACCAAATACAAAGCCCAAAACAAAGGGTATATGGACTATTACCAATACAGCTACGGCAACGACGCTTCCCAGTATAAGACAAGCCAGAAAAAACAAACACCAGAGCGCAAAGCCAAAAGAAAATTTTCTCTAACATAA
- a CDS encoding polysaccharide biosynthesis/export family protein gives MVEAFPEVDINTIARSVTRDVFKIGDSAEIEVYDVDSLSSTYIVDRAGNITFPLIGTIQVAGLNTTELQQRLTQRYGQEYLRNPSINVKIESQPLGRVVVDGAVNKPIVFEVSEIISLSEAIAQAEGLDQTSTTGNSVFIVRSINGERKVREVNLKDIRRFGAEDPQIIPNDVIFVQDSAGRVAFREFLRTVPLLNTAVIFASRN, from the coding sequence ATGGTAGAAGCCTTCCCCGAAGTGGATATCAACACAATCGCCCGCTCTGTGACGCGCGACGTCTTTAAAATCGGTGATAGCGCCGAGATAGAAGTCTATGATGTCGACTCTCTGAGTAGCACTTACATCGTGGACCGCGCGGGGAATATCACTTTCCCGCTAATCGGCACCATTCAGGTCGCGGGCCTGAACACCACAGAGCTTCAACAACGCCTCACACAACGTTACGGCCAAGAGTATTTGCGCAACCCTAGCATCAACGTCAAAATTGAGTCGCAGCCACTGGGGCGTGTCGTGGTGGACGGCGCAGTCAATAAACCTATCGTTTTTGAAGTAAGCGAGATTATCAGCCTGTCAGAGGCGATTGCACAAGCCGAGGGGCTTGATCAAACCTCCACTACTGGTAATTCCGTCTTCATTGTGCGGAGTATTAACGGCGAGCGCAAAGTGCGTGAGGTGAATCTTAAAGATATACGTCGGTTCGGCGCAGAAGACCCGCAAATAATTCCAAATGACGTTATCTTTGTCCAAGACAGCGCAGGTCGCGTCGCCTTCCGTGAGTTCCTAAGAACCGTCCCGCTACTCAATACAGCCGTGATTTTCGCGTCAAGGAACTAA